The following are encoded together in the Patagioenas fasciata isolate bPatFas1 chromosome 7, bPatFas1.hap1, whole genome shotgun sequence genome:
- the LOC139828404 gene encoding olfactory receptor 14A16-like, with amino-acid sequence MSNSSSITQFLLLVFTDTRELQLLHFWLFLGIYLAALLGNGLIITTIAWDQHLHTPMYFFLLNLALLDLGFISTIGPKSMANSLWDTRAISYTGCAAQIFFFFFCATAEYSLLTIMSYDRYVAICKPLHYGTLLGSRACVHMAAAAWATGFLYALLRTANTFSLPLCKGNALDQFFCEIPQILKLSCSDTYLRELGILVVSCCLAFMCFIFIMVSYAQIFRAVLRIPSEQGRHKAFSTCLPHLAVVSLFVSTGIFVHLKPPSVSSSSLDLVVSVLYSVLPPAVNPLIYSMRNQELKDALCKLIYKCFLEQ; translated from the coding sequence atgtccaacagcagctccatcacgcagttcctgctcctggtgttcacagacacacgggagctgcagctcttgcacttctggctcttcctgggcatctacctggctgccctcctgggcaacggcctcatcatcaccaccatagcctgggatcagcacctccacacccccatgtacttcttcctgctcaacctcgccctcctcgacctgggcttcatctccaccattggccccaagtccatggccaactctctgtgggacaccagggccatctcatacacaggatgtgctgcccagatcttttttttctttttctgtgctacagcagagtattctctcctcaccatcatgtcctacgaccgctacgttgccatctgcaaacccctgcactacgggaccctcctgggcagcagagcttgtgtccacatggcagcagctgcctgggccactgggtttctctatgctctgctgcgcacggccaatacattttcactgccactgtgcaagggcaatgccctggaccagttcttctgtgaaatcccccagatcctcaagctctcctgctcagacacctacctcagggaacttgggattcttgtggtcagttgctgcttagcttttatgtgcttcattttcatcatggtgtcctacgcgcagatcttcagggccgtgctgaggatcccctctgagcagggacggcacaaagccttttccacatgcctccctcacctggccgtggtctccttgtttgtcagcactggcatatttgttcacctgaagcccccctctgtctcctcctcatccctggatctggtggtgtctgttctgtactcagtgttacctccagcagtcaaccccctcatctacagcatgaggaaccaggagctcaaggatgccctgtgcaaactcatatataagtgttttctggagcaataa